Proteins encoded in a region of the Streptomyces sp. NBC_00258 genome:
- a CDS encoding bifunctional DNA primase/polymerase, whose amino-acid sequence MTISTITETPANPAGAFGLAPIDIPKTLPEAALNYALAGIKVFRVRRNKTPYGNCFLCRQTIDDKPNPRYDGHRPEDCRCHVDTCHAHWAATTDPDTVRRWWAEEPDANIGAPCRLNGWAVIDIDPRNGGHRSYVAVEEHFGVLPGTAMQITGGDGLHLLYRSPGDISLPGAPFPGIEIKHNGYILLAPSVHSSGYRYQWPADGRFRHPETEWPQVLLPRTRKGA is encoded by the coding sequence ATGACCATCAGCACCATCACCGAGACCCCCGCCAACCCGGCGGGGGCCTTCGGGCTTGCCCCGATCGACATCCCCAAGACGCTCCCCGAGGCCGCGCTGAACTACGCGCTCGCCGGCATCAAGGTCTTCCGCGTCCGTCGCAACAAGACCCCGTACGGGAACTGCTTCCTCTGCCGACAGACCATCGACGACAAGCCGAACCCCCGCTACGACGGGCACCGGCCCGAAGACTGCCGCTGCCACGTCGACACCTGCCACGCCCATTGGGCAGCAACCACCGACCCGGACACCGTTCGCCGTTGGTGGGCCGAAGAGCCTGATGCCAACATCGGCGCACCCTGCCGCCTCAACGGGTGGGCCGTGATCGACATCGACCCCCGAAACGGCGGACACCGCTCGTACGTCGCGGTCGAAGAACACTTCGGGGTACTCCCCGGGACCGCGATGCAGATCACCGGAGGCGACGGCCTGCACCTGCTCTACCGCAGCCCTGGTGACATCAGCCTGCCCGGTGCCCCGTTCCCCGGCATCGAGATCAAGCACAACGGCTACATCCTGCTCGCCCCGTCCGTGCACTCCTCTGGCTACCGCTACCAGTGGCCCGCGGACGGGCGCTTCCGCCACCCCGAGACGGAGTGGCCGCAGGTGCTGCTGCCCAGAACCAGGAAGGGCGCATGA
- a CDS encoding helix-turn-helix domain-containing protein, whose translation MALHRAASGVSGETPTPTSSEGSDLDTSEILGAHEVADLLGCSRRWATALLGSGRIRAWQAGRTWVTTRGDLDRYRFEEPAHGNEEDHPHRGRQLG comes from the coding sequence ATGGCCCTGCACCGGGCCGCCTCAGGTGTTTCAGGTGAAACACCCACCCCGACTTCCTCCGAAGGAAGCGACCTCGACACTTCCGAGATCTTGGGAGCGCATGAGGTCGCTGACCTGCTCGGGTGCTCCCGACGATGGGCGACCGCCCTCCTAGGGTCCGGCCGGATCCGCGCCTGGCAAGCCGGCCGGACCTGGGTGACCACCCGGGGCGACCTCGACCGCTACCGATTCGAGGAGCCCGCACATGGCAATGAAGAAGATCACCCACATCGGGGACGCCAACTCGGCTGA
- a CDS encoding GntR family transcriptional regulator produces MIHLDRDAMTPLYVQLANVLRERIRSGEIPVGRRLPSQSELEEETGGTVSRRTIKSALEVLADEGLVQGVQGKGVFVIALPGKA; encoded by the coding sequence ATGATCCACCTGGACCGGGACGCCATGACGCCGCTGTACGTGCAGCTGGCCAATGTGCTGCGCGAACGCATCCGCAGCGGTGAGATCCCGGTGGGCCGGCGCCTGCCCTCTCAGTCCGAGCTGGAGGAGGAGACGGGCGGGACCGTGTCGAGGCGGACCATCAAGAGCGCGCTGGAGGTCCTCGCGGATGAGGGCCTGGTGCAGGGCGTGCAGGGGAAGGGCGTGTTCGTCATCGCGCTCCCGGGCAAGGCGTAG